CGAACCGTCCGTGATAGTATGACAGGCACCAAAGAGACTCTCGAAGAGCTGAGCGCGGAGTACCAGGACGCGATTCCCGCCGACCTCCGAACGACCCACTCGTTCGACTGGTACCTCGAGCAGCTGTACGACGATCCGAGGATCGCACGCAACGCGCACCAGCGCGTTGCCGACATGTTCGACTACTACGGCACGGAGTACGACGAGGACACCGGCGTCGTGGAGTACAAGCTCGCCTCGGAGGACCCGTTACACGACGGCGAGAACACGTTCTACGGGCGCAACATCCACGAGGCGATGCACGAGTTCGTCAACAAGGTGAAGTCGGGGGCCCGCGGACTGGGTCCCGAGAAGCGGATCAAGCTCCTCCTGGGGCCGGTCGGCTCCGGCAAGTCCGACTTCGACCGGCAGGTCCGCCGGTACTTCGAGGACTACACCCAGCGCGAGGAGGGGCGGATGTACACCTTCCGGTGGACGAACCTCTGCGACGTCATCCCGGATCAGGACCCGGCCGACGACGTCGTCCGCTCGCCGATGAACCAGGACCCGCTCGTGCTCCTCCCCCAGGAGCAGCGGGACCGCGTCATCGAGGACGTCAACGAGGAGCTCGACGCGCCCTACACCATCCGCAACGAGCAGGCGCTGGACCCGGCCAGCGAGTTCTACATGGACAGGCTGCTGGCCCACTACGACGACGACCTCCAGGCCGTCCTGAACGACCACGTCGAGGTCGTCCGCCTCGTGGCCGACGAGAACCAGCGCCGCGCCGTCGAGACCTTCGAGCCCAAGGACAAGAAGAACCAAGACGAGACGGAGCTGACCGGCGACGTCAACTACTCGAAGATCGCCATCTACGGCGAGAGCGACCCGCGGGCGTTCGACTACTCCGGGGCGTTCTGTAACGCCAACCGGGGCATCTTCTCCGGCGAGGAGCTGCTGAAGCTCCAGCGGGAGTTCCTCTACGACTTCCTGCACGCGACCCAGGAGCAGACGATCAAGCCCAAGAACAACCCCCGGATCGACATCGACCAGGTGATCGTCGGGCGCACCAACATGCCCGAGTACCGGGACAAGAAGGGCGACGAGAAGATGGAGGCGTTCAACGACCGGACCAAGCGGATCGACTTCCCGTACGTCCTCCAGTACGAGGAGGAGGCCAAGATCTACGAGAAGATGCTGAAAAACGCCGACCTGCCGGACATCCAGGTCGAGCCCCACACCCTAGAGATGGCCGGCCTGTTCGGCGTCCTCACGCGCGTCGAGGAGCCCGACGCCGAGGCAGTCGACCTCCTCCAGAAGGCCAAGGCCTACAACGGCGAGATCGGCGAGGCCGACGACGTCGACGTCAAGAAGCTCCGCGAGGAGGCCGCCGACAAGGCCGACGTCGGTGAGGGCATGAACGGCGTCTCCGCCCGGTTCATCGGCGACGAGATCGCGGAGGCGATCATGGACTCGATGCACCGCGACCGGCAGTTCCTCTCGCCGCTGACCACGTTCAACCACTTCGAGGAGAACTTGGAGAACCACGGCTCCATCGCCGAGGAGGAGTTCGAGACCTACTACCGCTACCTCGAACTCGTCCGCGAGGAGTACAAGGAGCGGGCCATCGAGGACGTGCGCCACGCGCTGGCCTACGACGTCGACGAGATCCAGCGCCAGGGCGAGAAGTACATGGACCACGTGATGGCCTACATCGACGACGACACCGTCGAGGACGAACTCACGGGTCGCGAGCAGGAGCCCGACGAGCAGTTCCTCCGCAGCGTCGAGGAGAAACTGGACCTGCCGGAGGACCGCAAGGACGACTTCCGCCAGGAAGTGAGCAACTGGGTCTCCCGCCGGGCCCGCGAGGGCGACACGTTCAACCCGCAGGACAACGACCGCCTGCGTCGCGCGCTGGAGCGGAAGCTCTGGGAGGACAAGAAGCACAACATCAACTTCTCGGCGCTGGTCTCCAGCGGCGAGATGGACGACGACGAGCGCAACGAGTGGATCGACGCGCTCATCGAGCAGGGCTACTCCGAGGAGGGCGCGAAGGAGGTGCTCGAGTTCGCCGGCGCCGAGGTCGCCAAAAGCGAGATGGAAGACTGATGACAGCCGAGGAGTACATCGACCGCGCCGACGACACGCTCGACCGGACCTACGAGGAGCCGATGCCCCTGTCGGCGTACGTCGAGAGCGTCCTGGAGCAGCCGGAACTGGCCTCCCACGCCGCGAAGTACCTGCTGGACGCCATCGAGGAGGCCGGCACCCGCACCGTTATCGAGGAGGGCGAGGAGAAGGAGCGCTACCGCTTCTTCGACGACCCCCACAACGACGGCGAGCACGCCATCCTCGGCAACACCGAGGTGCTCAACGGGCTCGTCGACGACCTGCGGTCCATCGCCGCCGGCCGCGGCAAGGACGAGAAGATCATCTGGCTCGAGGGGCCGACGGCGACCGGCAAGTCCGAGCTCAAGCGCTGCCTCATCAACGGCCTGCGGGAGTACTCGAAGACGCCCGAGGGCCGGCGCTACACGGTCGAATGGAACGTCGCCGCGGCGGGCTCGGCGGACGCCGGGCTCACCTACGCGGACAACCCGGTCGAGGACGAGGATGACTGGTACGAGAGCCCCGTCCAGGTCCACCCGCTGGCCGTGTTCCCAGAGGAGGTCCGCGAGGAGCTGCTGGCGGAGCTCAACGAGCGCCTCGACGACCACGTCGACGTCCACGTCGAGGGCAAGCTCGACCCCTTCTCCAGGGAGGCCTACGACTACCTCGAGGAGCAGTACCGCCGCGAGGGCGTCGAGGACCTCTTCTCGGCGGTGACGGGGCCCGAGCACCTGCGCGTGAAGAACTTCGTCGTCGACGTCGGGCAGGGCATTGGCGTCCTGCACTCCGAGGACGAGGGCAGCCCCAAGGAGCGGCTCGTCGGCTCGTGGATGCACGGCATGCTCCGCGAACTGGACTCCCGCGGACGGAAGAACCCGCAGGCGTTCAGCTACGACGGGGTCCTCTCGCAGGGCAACGGCCTCCTCACCGTGGTCGAGGACGCCGCCCAGCACGCCGACCTGCTTCAGAAGCTGCTGAACGTGCCCGACGAGGGCCACGTCAAGCTGGACAAGGGCATCGGGATGGACATCGACACCCAGCTGATCATCATCTCCAACCCCGACCTGGAGGCGCGGCTCAACCAGCACGCCGACCGCGAGGGCCAGGACCCGCTGAAGGCGCTGAAGCGACGCCTCGACAAGCGGGAGTTCTCGTACCTGACGAACCTCTCGCTGGAGGCGGAGCTGCTGCGCCGGGAGCTGACCAACGAGACGGCCGTCTGGCAGGCGGACTCCTGGGACGAGATGGAGTCGTGGATCCAGGAGCCGCTGACCGTCCAGGTGCGGGACTCCAGCGCGGCGGTCTCCGACATGGAACTGGCTCCCCACACCGTTGAGGCGGCGGCGCTGTACGCCGTCGCCTCGCGGCTCGACGGCCAGGCGATTCCGGCCGGCCTCGACCTGGTGGACAAGGCCCTGCTGTTCGACCGCGGCTACCTCCAGGAGGGCGACGAGCGCATCGACGTCGAGGACTTCGAGTTCGCCGACGACGCCGACGACGGCGAGGGCGGCATCCCCGTGACCTTCACGCGTGACGTCGTCGCCGACCTGCTCCACGAGGAGCGCGACCGCCACCACCCGGACCTGCCCGTCGAGGACGTCATCATGCCCCGCGACGTGCTCAACGAGATGGCCGAGCGGCTGGACACCGCGCCGGTGTTCTCGCCCGGCGAGGCCGCCGAGTTCGAGGAGCGCGTCGTTCCCGTCAAGAACCACGTCTTCGCCGAGCAGGAGTCGGACGTCCTGGACGCCGTCATGCGCGACAAGCGCGTCGACGTCGAGACCGTCGAGGAGTACATCGAGCACGTCTACGCCTGGGAGTCCGACGAACAGATCGAGAACGAGCGCGGCGAGTACGTCGACCCCGACCCGCTGACGATGAAGGTGTTCGAGGTCGAGCACCTCGGCCGCTTCACCGAGGCCAACTACGACGGCAACGACCCCGACGAGGCCGTCAGGCAGTTCCGGACGGACAAGATCATCACGGCGCTGAACCGCCACGCCTGGCGCCAGCGCGACGACGAGTTCCGCGTCGCCGACGTCAACCCCAAGGAGATCCCCGTCATCGAGACGGTGCTGGGCAGCCACGACTGGGACGACGTCAAGCGGACCTACGAGGACTTCGACCCGCGCCAGTGGGACGACCCGCCCAGCGGCACCGAGACAGCCGACCTCAAGGCCAAGACCGTCCGGAACATGCAGGACATGTTCGACTACAGCGAGGCCTCGGCCGAGCTGACCAGCCGCCACGTCATGAGCCAGGTGAGCTACAGATGGGACTGAGAGACGACCTCGAGCGGTACCGGGAGGTGGGCGAGAACCGCCGCCAGGACCTCGCCGAGTTCATCCAGTACGGCGACCTCGGCCAGAGCCGCCAGGACTCCGTGCAGATCCCGATCAAGATCGTGGACCTGCCGGAGTTCGCCTACGACCAGCGCGACATGGGCGGCGTCGGCCAGGGCCAGGGCGGCCAGCCCGAGCCCGGCCAGCCCGTCGGCGACCCCGAGCCCGGCGACGGCGACGAGGACGGCGACCCCGGCGAGGAGGGCGCGGACCACGAGTACTACGAGATGGATCCCGAGGAGTTCGCCCAGGAGCTGGACGAGCAACTCGGGCTCGACCTCGACCCCAAGGGCAAGACGGTCGTCGAGGAGACGGAGGGCGACTTCACGGACATCACCCGGACCGGTCCCTCGTCGACGCTAGACTTCGAGCGCCTGTTCAAGCAGGGACTCAAGCGCAAGCTGGCGATGGACTTCGACCGGGACTACGTCCGCGAGGCGCTGAAGGTCGACGGCTGGGGTCCCGCCAGCGTCTTCGAGTGGGCCCGCGACGAGGCCATCCCCGTCTCCAAGCCGTGGCTCGACGATGCCTACGAGGAGATCCCCCGCGAGGAGCGCGCCGAGTGGGACAGCATCGAGGAGATGGAGGCCGAGGTCGAGCGGACCGACACCGCCGCTCGCATCCGCCGGGAGGGCGTCGACCAGATCCCCTTCCGCCGCGAGGACGAGCGCTACCGCTACCCCGAGATCGTCGAGGAGCGCGAGAAGAACGTCGTCGTGGTCAACATCCGCGACGTCTCCGGGTCGATGCGCAAGAAGAAGCGGGAACTGGTCGAGCGGACGTTCACCCCGCTCGACTGGTACCTGCAGGGGAAGTACGACAACGCCGAGTTCGTCTACATCGCCCACGACGCGGAGGCCTGGGAGGTCGAACGCGACGATTTCTTCGGCATCCGCAGCGGCGGCGGGACGCGCATCTCCAGCGCCTACGAGGTGGCCGCCCAGCGGCTGGAGGAGGAGTACCCCTGGAGCGACTGGAACCGCTACGTGTTCGCCGCGGGCGACTCCGAGAACTCCAGCAACGACACCGAGGAGCGGGTCATCCCCATGATGGAGGAGATCCCCGCGAACCTCCACGCCTACGTGGAGACCCAGCCCT
This genomic interval from Halomicrobium urmianum contains the following:
- a CDS encoding PrkA family serine protein kinase, which translates into the protein MTGTKETLEELSAEYQDAIPADLRTTHSFDWYLEQLYDDPRIARNAHQRVADMFDYYGTEYDEDTGVVEYKLASEDPLHDGENTFYGRNIHEAMHEFVNKVKSGARGLGPEKRIKLLLGPVGSGKSDFDRQVRRYFEDYTQREEGRMYTFRWTNLCDVIPDQDPADDVVRSPMNQDPLVLLPQEQRDRVIEDVNEELDAPYTIRNEQALDPASEFYMDRLLAHYDDDLQAVLNDHVEVVRLVADENQRRAVETFEPKDKKNQDETELTGDVNYSKIAIYGESDPRAFDYSGAFCNANRGIFSGEELLKLQREFLYDFLHATQEQTIKPKNNPRIDIDQVIVGRTNMPEYRDKKGDEKMEAFNDRTKRIDFPYVLQYEEEAKIYEKMLKNADLPDIQVEPHTLEMAGLFGVLTRVEEPDAEAVDLLQKAKAYNGEIGEADDVDVKKLREEAADKADVGEGMNGVSARFIGDEIAEAIMDSMHRDRQFLSPLTTFNHFEENLENHGSIAEEEFETYYRYLELVREEYKERAIEDVRHALAYDVDEIQRQGEKYMDHVMAYIDDDTVEDELTGREQEPDEQFLRSVEEKLDLPEDRKDDFRQEVSNWVSRRAREGDTFNPQDNDRLRRALERKLWEDKKHNINFSALVSSGEMDDDERNEWIDALIEQGYSEEGAKEVLEFAGAEVAKSEMED
- a CDS encoding PrkA family serine protein kinase, whose protein sequence is MTAEEYIDRADDTLDRTYEEPMPLSAYVESVLEQPELASHAAKYLLDAIEEAGTRTVIEEGEEKERYRFFDDPHNDGEHAILGNTEVLNGLVDDLRSIAAGRGKDEKIIWLEGPTATGKSELKRCLINGLREYSKTPEGRRYTVEWNVAAAGSADAGLTYADNPVEDEDDWYESPVQVHPLAVFPEEVREELLAELNERLDDHVDVHVEGKLDPFSREAYDYLEEQYRREGVEDLFSAVTGPEHLRVKNFVVDVGQGIGVLHSEDEGSPKERLVGSWMHGMLRELDSRGRKNPQAFSYDGVLSQGNGLLTVVEDAAQHADLLQKLLNVPDEGHVKLDKGIGMDIDTQLIIISNPDLEARLNQHADREGQDPLKALKRRLDKREFSYLTNLSLEAELLRRELTNETAVWQADSWDEMESWIQEPLTVQVRDSSAAVSDMELAPHTVEAAALYAVASRLDGQAIPAGLDLVDKALLFDRGYLQEGDERIDVEDFEFADDADDGEGGIPVTFTRDVVADLLHEERDRHHPDLPVEDVIMPRDVLNEMAERLDTAPVFSPGEAAEFEERVVPVKNHVFAEQESDVLDAVMRDKRVDVETVEEYIEHVYAWESDEQIENERGEYVDPDPLTMKVFEVEHLGRFTEANYDGNDPDEAVRQFRTDKIITALNRHAWRQRDDEFRVADVNPKEIPVIETVLGSHDWDDVKRTYEDFDPRQWDDPPSGTETADLKAKTVRNMQDMFDYSEASAELTSRHVMSQVSYRWD
- a CDS encoding YeaH/YhbH family protein; translated protein: MGLRDDLERYREVGENRRQDLAEFIQYGDLGQSRQDSVQIPIKIVDLPEFAYDQRDMGGVGQGQGGQPEPGQPVGDPEPGDGDEDGDPGEEGADHEYYEMDPEEFAQELDEQLGLDLDPKGKTVVEETEGDFTDITRTGPSSTLDFERLFKQGLKRKLAMDFDRDYVREALKVDGWGPASVFEWARDEAIPVSKPWLDDAYEEIPREERAEWDSIEEMEAEVERTDTAARIRREGVDQIPFRREDERYRYPEIVEEREKNVVVVNIRDVSGSMRKKKRELVERTFTPLDWYLQGKYDNAEFVYIAHDAEAWEVERDDFFGIRSGGGTRISSAYEVAAQRLEEEYPWSDWNRYVFAAGDSENSSNDTEERVIPMMEEIPANLHAYVETQPSGNAINATHAEEVERHFRGADDVAVTYVSSPADVVDAIYEILSTEEEDQ